In Alistipes sp. ZOR0009, a genomic segment contains:
- a CDS encoding BACON domain-containing protein: MNLRKTVLVLLLLQTLFMLSCSKKNEQLDSIKLSKESTSFLPIESSEKLAIMCNGKWEATADAPWIKLSPTSGEGNGEVEIAVEDNLEQTSRTATIRFKSGSTTKVFTVNQEKSDRSITIDKQNIYVDFQNHEEELTIKSTRSWKVSTPTESWISISKAAGTGTESIKITILPSTLVGVERSASLQIISGKEVATLNVKQEGKPLEFKATDNDIETDSNGGNKIVAINANTSWRVAGDIPQWITLSTKQGDGNAKVNITIAKYDNEAARSATLKVIAFTGDKELGNLSIKVYQAGRPKVNPLRVKDSLALAALYKSAGGEQWKEKWDLSKPISTYHGVKIKDDRVVVINLWNNGLKGTIPNELTELNQLWEIQLGHNELTGKIPEDWSKLTLLTFFKMPYNNLEGTIPTSLARCKHLMELILDENKLTGTIPTELINLELLTNLLLSGNKLEGTIPSFKGSSLAMLYLQNNNLTGSIPNSIGNLPQLQRLGLKLNKLSGIVPSKLQQNSHWDEWEKYNLITLQQNGVVLPLK, from the coding sequence ACAGACACTTTTCATGCTTAGCTGTAGCAAAAAAAACGAACAGCTCGATTCTATTAAGCTCTCAAAAGAAAGCACCTCGTTTCTACCTATCGAATCTTCGGAAAAGCTGGCCATTATGTGTAATGGGAAATGGGAGGCTACAGCTGATGCTCCCTGGATTAAGCTATCGCCTACTAGCGGAGAGGGTAATGGAGAGGTCGAGATTGCTGTTGAAGACAACCTTGAGCAAACAAGTAGAACCGCCACTATTCGCTTTAAATCTGGTAGTACAACTAAAGTATTTACTGTAAATCAAGAAAAAAGCGATAGGTCAATCACCATCGATAAGCAGAATATTTATGTTGATTTTCAGAATCACGAAGAGGAGCTTACAATAAAGAGTACCAGAAGCTGGAAGGTATCTACGCCAACCGAAAGTTGGATTTCCATATCAAAAGCAGCAGGTACTGGCACCGAGAGTATTAAAATTACAATTTTACCGAGTACGCTTGTTGGGGTTGAAAGAAGCGCTTCGCTTCAGATTATTTCGGGTAAAGAGGTTGCAACGCTCAATGTAAAACAGGAGGGCAAGCCCCTTGAGTTCAAAGCCACCGATAACGATATTGAAACAGACAGCAACGGAGGTAACAAAATCGTAGCTATCAACGCAAATACCTCTTGGAGAGTGGCAGGAGACATCCCTCAATGGATCACTCTTTCAACAAAGCAAGGAGATGGCAACGCAAAGGTAAATATTACCATTGCGAAATACGATAATGAAGCAGCTCGGTCTGCAACACTAAAGGTTATTGCCTTTACTGGCGATAAGGAACTTGGCAACCTTTCCATTAAAGTATACCAAGCAGGCCGACCTAAGGTTAATCCGTTAAGAGTAAAGGATAGCTTAGCGCTAGCTGCCCTTTATAAGTCGGCGGGAGGTGAACAATGGAAAGAAAAATGGGACTTAAGCAAGCCCATCAGCACCTACCACGGCGTCAAAATAAAAGACGACAGAGTTGTTGTTATCAACCTTTGGAATAATGGTCTAAAAGGAACCATTCCAAACGAGCTAACAGAGCTAAACCAGCTTTGGGAAATCCAGCTTGGCCATAACGAGCTCACCGGTAAAATACCAGAAGACTGGAGCAAGCTAACCCTTTTGACATTTTTCAAAATGCCGTACAACAATCTGGAGGGAACAATCCCAACTTCGTTAGCTAGGTGCAAGCATCTAATGGAGCTTATCCTTGATGAGAATAAGCTAACAGGAACTATCCCTACAGAGCTAATCAACCTAGAGCTGCTAACCAACCTGCTACTTTCCGGAAATAAGCTAGAGGGAACTATCCCATCTTTTAAAGGATCGAGCCTTGCAATGCTTTACCTGCAAAATAATAACCTAACAGGCTCCATCCCGAACTCTATAGGAAACCTCCCCCAATTGCAACGTCTAGGTCTTAAGTTAAATAAACTCTCAGGTATAGTTCCTTCTAAGCTTCAACAAAATTCTCATTGGGACGAATGGGAGAAATATAACCTAATTACCCTACAACAAAACGGAGTGGTACTACCATTAAAATAG
- a CDS encoding sulfide-dependent adenosine diphosphate thiazole synthase, with amino-acid sequence MEQIVSAGIIDSYFRKLKENLSVDVAIVGGGPSGLVAAYFLAQGGARVALFERKLAPGGGMWGGAMMFNEIVVQEDAIGVLKEFGINHVKYQEGYYTVDSVHATAALTYHASRVGATIFNCTSIEDVVFHNNRVSGLVINWAPVHRERMHVDPLVIMSKAVIDATGHDCEIARTLERKNGIVLNTDTGKVMGERSLAVEEAERTTIENTKEIYPGLFVSGMASNGVSGSYRMGPIFGGMLLSGKKVAEDILASIK; translated from the coding sequence ATGGAGCAAATTGTTTCTGCAGGAATTATTGATTCCTATTTCCGAAAGCTTAAAGAAAATCTTTCTGTCGATGTCGCCATTGTTGGAGGAGGTCCCTCTGGACTTGTAGCAGCCTACTTCCTTGCTCAAGGAGGTGCTCGAGTTGCCCTTTTCGAACGCAAGCTTGCCCCCGGAGGCGGTATGTGGGGTGGAGCTATGATGTTTAATGAAATTGTCGTTCAAGAAGATGCTATTGGCGTTTTAAAGGAATTTGGAATAAACCACGTAAAGTACCAGGAAGGATACTACACTGTTGATTCGGTACACGCCACTGCTGCCCTCACCTACCATGCTTCCCGAGTTGGAGCCACCATCTTTAACTGCACCTCCATAGAGGATGTTGTTTTCCATAACAACCGCGTTAGCGGATTGGTGATAAACTGGGCACCCGTACACCGCGAACGTATGCACGTCGACCCTCTTGTTATCATGTCTAAAGCAGTTATCGACGCCACCGGACACGATTGTGAGATAGCCCGCACGCTCGAACGCAAAAACGGAATTGTACTAAACACCGATACTGGTAAAGTTATGGGAGAGCGTTCGCTCGCCGTAGAAGAGGCCGAACGTACCACCATAGAGAACACCAAAGAAATTTATCCTGGACTATTTGTTTCCGGAATGGCTTCTAATGGAGTAAGCGGCAGCTACCGCATGGGCCCAATATTCGGGGGGATGCTCCTTTCTGGGAAAAAGGTTGCCGAAGATATCCTTGCTTCTATAAAGTAG
- the thiE gene encoding thiamine phosphate synthase has product MTPSKIGLYVIITKPTLSYKAIAEQCVASGITMLQLREKHLSDAELLRVARDLRAITAGTNTQLVINDRPDIAELCRADFLHLGQDDIPIDDARKIVGDMKIGLSTHSMQQAQEAMKHAPAYIGFGPIYPTNAKANPDKPVGTELLKQVLGVASVPVVAIGGIFPENIHEVVKAGATNVSLVRHFMSATSTSELQLRLSEIQRKLNP; this is encoded by the coding sequence ATGACTCCTAGCAAAATAGGGCTTTACGTTATTATAACAAAGCCCACCCTTAGCTATAAGGCTATTGCCGAGCAGTGTGTGGCTAGCGGTATTACAATGCTTCAGCTGCGCGAAAAGCATTTGTCCGACGCCGAGCTGCTACGCGTTGCCCGCGACTTACGGGCAATTACTGCGGGAACAAATACGCAGCTTGTCATCAACGATCGTCCCGATATTGCTGAGCTATGCCGTGCCGACTTCCTGCATCTTGGTCAGGATGATATTCCTATTGATGATGCCCGAAAGATTGTTGGTGATATGAAAATTGGACTCTCCACCCACTCCATGCAGCAGGCTCAGGAGGCAATGAAACACGCTCCAGCCTATATAGGATTTGGACCAATATACCCAACCAACGCAAAGGCCAATCCGGATAAGCCAGTCGGAACCGAGCTGCTGAAGCAGGTACTTGGAGTTGCCTCTGTTCCCGTTGTGGCAATTGGTGGAATATTTCCCGAAAATATCCACGAGGTTGTAAAAGCGGGTGCTACCAACGTGTCGTTGGTTCGCCACTTTATGTCGGCAACCAGCACCAGCGAGCTACAGCTTAGGCTATCCGAAATTCAGCGTAAGCTAAACCCTTAA